Within Agarivorans litoreus, the genomic segment CTGCTGAAGGTAACGTTTCAGGCTATATCCAGCACCACCTGACAAACGCACAAATGTGTATGGCCGATGGCGGTCTGGCATTTAATTACGCTTGTAAGGATGCAGGGTTCTGGACTTGGCACATTGATTCACTCCTGTTTTCAGTTGGCTTGGGCGCTTTGTTCTTATTTCTTTTTTATAAGGCAGGGCAAAAAGCAACAACTGGCGTACCTGGCAAGTTTCAATGTTTTGTTGAAATGATGGTTGAGTTTGTTGATGGAGCTGTTCGTGATGCTTTCCATCGCACCGACCGTGTTATTGCGCCAATTGGTCTAACCATCTTCGTGTGGATTTTCCTCATGAACTTGATGGATTTAGTGCCTGTTGACTTTATACCCCACGTCGCCGGACTTATGGGCGCTGAGTACTTTAAAATTGTACCAACTACTGATTTAAACATCACAATGGGCATGTCTCTTGCCGTGTTTGCTTTAATCATATTTTACAGTATTAAAGTAAAAGGACTGAAAGGGTTTACAAAAGAGCTAACGCTTAATCCTTTCAACCATTGGTCAATGATTCCATTCAACTTCTTGTTAGAATCGGTCACCTTATTGGCTAAACCTTTCTCACTCGCTTTGCGTCTGTTCGGTAACCTGTATGCAGGTGAATTGATCTTTATTCTTATTGCCGCACTTGTTCCTTTATGGGCTCAATGGACCTTATCTGTGCCATGGGCAATTTTCCATATTCTGGTCATTGTGCTTCAGGCGTTTATTTTCATGATGCTAACGATAGTTTATCTAGCTTTAGCCCATGAAGATCACTAATTAAGTTTAATAAAAACTGTTTTAACCTAATAAATACTATTTGGAGAAAATCATGGAAACTGTTGTTGGTTTAACTATTATCGCTGTTGCAATCATGCTGAGCATGGCCGCTCTTGGTACTGCTATCGGTTTTGCACTTTTAGGTGGTAAATTGTTAGAAGCATCAGCCCGTCAGCCTGAGCTAGCCCCTGCACTACAAACTAAAATGTTTATTATTGCTGGTCTACTAGATGCGATCTCAATGATTGCCGTGGGTATCGCGTTATTCTTCGTATTCGCTAACCCATTCGTTGCCTTGTTAGGTTAATCCTTCGATTCCTAACAAATAGGAGGTGTCGTTGTGAATATCAATGCAACCATGTTTGGACAAGCGATATCGTTCGCGATTTTTTGTTGGTTCTGCGTTAAATACGTATGGCCACCACTAATCGACGCGATTGAAGCTCGTCAAAAGAAAATTGCGGATGGTTTAGCTGACGCTGAACGTGCCGGAAAGGATCTTCAATTAGCTCAAGCGAAAGCATCAGAGCAAATGAAAGACGCCAAGTCCGAAGCTGCTGGTATTATCGAGCAAGCTAACAAGCGCAAAATTCAAATCATCGACGAAGCAAAAGAGCTGGCTAACATTGAGCGAGAAAAAATTATTGCTCAAGGTAACGCAGAAGTTGAAGCTGAACGTAATCGTGCTCGAGAAGAGTTACGTGCGCAAGTAGCTGCTTTAGCCATCGCTGGCGCTGAGAAAATTCTTGAGCGTTCAATCGACAAAGAAGCCAACAAGCAGATTGTTGATAAGCTAGTCGCTGAGCTGAAATAAGGGATAAAAGGTAGAGCTTATGGCTGATTTAACCACCATTGCTCGTCCCTACGCTAAAGCTGCGTTTGATTTTGCTGTTGAGCAAAAAGCCTTAGAACAGTGGACTGAGATGTT encodes:
- the atpB gene encoding F0F1 ATP synthase subunit A; the protein is MAAEGNVSGYIQHHLTNAQMCMADGGLAFNYACKDAGFWTWHIDSLLFSVGLGALFLFLFYKAGQKATTGVPGKFQCFVEMMVEFVDGAVRDAFHRTDRVIAPIGLTIFVWIFLMNLMDLVPVDFIPHVAGLMGAEYFKIVPTTDLNITMGMSLAVFALIIFYSIKVKGLKGFTKELTLNPFNHWSMIPFNFLLESVTLLAKPFSLALRLFGNLYAGELIFILIAALVPLWAQWTLSVPWAIFHILVIVLQAFIFMMLTIVYLALAHEDH
- the atpF gene encoding F0F1 ATP synthase subunit B yields the protein MNINATMFGQAISFAIFCWFCVKYVWPPLIDAIEARQKKIADGLADAERAGKDLQLAQAKASEQMKDAKSEAAGIIEQANKRKIQIIDEAKELANIEREKIIAQGNAEVEAERNRAREELRAQVAALAIAGAEKILERSIDKEANKQIVDKLVAELK
- the atpE gene encoding F0F1 ATP synthase subunit C, which codes for METVVGLTIIAVAIMLSMAALGTAIGFALLGGKLLEASARQPELAPALQTKMFIIAGLLDAISMIAVGIALFFVFANPFVALLG